From a region of the Candida albicans SC5314 chromosome 1, complete sequence genome:
- the EHD3 gene encoding mitochondrial 37S ribosomal protein mS47 (Predicted 3-hydroxyisobutyryl-CoA hydrolase; mitochondrially localized; Spider biofilm induced), with protein sequence MLRLNNSISLLKQVRKIATTSINMSSKLSTNHTSGGEEPVVLSSVKNHARLITLNRVKKLNSLNTEMIELMTPPILEYAKSKENNVIILTSNSPKALCAGGDVAECAVQIRKGNPGYGADFFDKEYNLNYIISTLPKPYISLMDGITFGGGVGLSVHAPFRVATEKTKLAMPEMDIGFFPDVGTTFFLPRLNDKLGYYVALTGSVLPGLDAYFAGFATHYIKSEKIPQLINRLADLQPPAIEDDITVLSGNNQYFNQVNDILNDFSEKKLPEDYKFFLSTEDIATINKAFSQDTIDDVLKYLENDGSPFARKTLETLLKKPKSSLAVGFELMNHGAKNSIKKQFELEMVSATNIMSIPAEKNDFAKGVIHKLVDKIKDPFFPKWSDPSTVTQQFLSNILSTSKNTDKYLKTPFIKKWFGVDFEDYPHQMGLPTNKQVADYISGSDGSNRTYLPTPAEVFKHFKQKTNNKLGVDEKIKQILDLHGETAKYDHKYVTWKEEPTK encoded by the coding sequence atGTTAAGATTAAACAATTCTATTAGTTTATTGAAACAAGTCAGGAAAATAGCCACCACTTCTATTAACATGTCATCGAAATTATCCACCAACCACACTTCTGGAGGTGAAGAGCCAGTTGTATTGAGTTCAGTGAAAAACCATGCTAGACTTATCACCCTCAACAGAgtcaagaaattgaattcattaAACACAGAAATGATTGAGTTGATGACCCCACCAATTTTGGAATATGCCAAATCAAAGGAAAACAATGTTATCATATTGACTTCAAATTCCCCTAAGGCTTTGTGCGCTGGTGGTGATGTTGCTGAATGTGCCGTTCAAATCAGAAAAGGAAATCCAGGATATGGTGCTGATTTTTTTGACAAAGAATATAACctcaattatattatttctaCTTTACCAAAACCATATATCTCACTTATGGATGGAATCACTTTTGGGGGAGGTGTTGGATTATCAGTACATGCACCATTTCGAGTAGCAACAGAAAAAACCAAACTTGCCATGCCGGAAATGGATATTGGATTTTTCCCAGATGTTGGTACCACATTCTTTTTACCTAGATTGAACGATAAGTTGGGATACTATGTGGCTTTGACAGGCTCTGTTTTACCTGGGTTAGATGCCTATTTTGCTGGATTCGCAACTCATTACATTAAATCTGAAAAGATTCCTCAGTTGATCAACAGATTAGCAGATTTGCAACCACCAGCAATCGAAGATGATATTACAGTTTTGTCGGGcaacaatcaatatttCAACCAAGTCAACGACATTTTGAACGATTTCagtgaaaagaaattaccAGAAGActacaaattttttctttcaacaGAAGATATTgcaacaatcaataaagCGTTTTCTCAGGACACCATTGATGATGTTCTCAAGTATTTAGAAAATGATGGATCCCCATTTGCCAGAAAGACACTTGaaacattattgaaaaagcCAAAAAGTTCATTAGCTGTAGGGTTTGAATTGATGAATCACGGAGCaaagaattcaattaaaaaacaatttgaattagAAATGGTATCTGCAACCAATATCATGAGTATTCCAGCAGAAAAGAATGATTTCGCTAAAGGTGTTATTCATAAGTTAGTGGATAAAATAAAGGATCCATTTTTCCCAAAGTGGAGTGATCCAAGTACTGTCACTCAGCAATTCCTCTCAAACATTCTCAGCACTTCGAAAAACACCGACAAATACTTGAAAACTCCATTTATCAAGAAATGGTTTGGCGTTGATTTTGAGGACTATCCACATCAAATGGGATTACCTACAAATAAACAAGTAGCTGATTATATTTCTGGATCTGATGGATCTAATAGAACCTATTTACCAACTCCTGCAGAAGTTTTTAAACatttcaaacaaaagacaaataataaattgggTGTCGACGAGAAGATTAAACAGATATTGGACTTGCACGGTGAGACCGCCAAATACGATCATAAGTATGTTACTTGGAAAGAAGAGCCtacaaaataa
- a CDS encoding uncharacterized protein (Ortholog(s) have phosphatidylinositol-3,5-bisphosphate binding activity), whose protein sequence is MVTINDLSFNPDYSSISVSTSDGFKIFNCEPFGEFYSSQESPLRKSISNSLEDSAGCQNPTHSKTDSQDTPARFPTAFLKMLFSTSLTIVVPQTQDNLGNRLLKIYNLKQNLKICELNFPSSIIDIKLNRKRLLVVLDTGQLYIYDLSCVRLLKILQLSFNEHDGDQKFIGDLSADDSSWLIIPVQSTNNQTDLLNAETGSQPSTPKLTPSDSVINTGSYSQYLEFTRNSSLSNLKKKNKLITLEDIKNDSEGWVVVYDTINLAPVVIFEAHHSTIARICISHRDNKVATASIKGTIIRIFDLKEFEGKVKVHKVKNLRRGHNLVKVNSLSFHNDNHILGCGSESNTIHLFKIHEEESDICTNENSEDRTNHNSDYEDSDGDTSKSSEDLNENLANLLISKPLDPVPMETEDKLSSSWFVKTKKLINNQYTSSIIKKLPYKDYFENLIWEPPQRSFAYIKLPEYAPHNEKDPRSNKVEIGFNNDLVFIASYHTGNFYQYQIPKQRGPVSSINEDDKREECSLISQFNLI, encoded by the coding sequence ATGGTCACTATCAACGATTTGTCTTTTAATCCAGACTACTCTTCTATTTCTGTTTCGACTTCTGATGGGTTCAAGATTTTCAACTGTGAACCTTTTGGTGAGTTCTACTCGTCACAGGAGAGCCCTCTCCGCAAATCGATATCCAACTCCTTAGAAGATTCTGCGGGTTGCCAAAATCCAACACATTCAAAAACCGATAGTCAAGATACACCAGCCAGGTTCCCGACTGCATTTTTGAAGATGTTATTTTCAACATCCTTAACGATAGTTGTTCCACAAACCCAAGATAATCTCGGCAATCGATTGTTAAAGATTTATAACCTTAAACAAAACTTGAAGATTTGTGAATTGAACTTTCCATCTAGCATTATTGATATCAAACTAAATAGAAAGAGGCTATTAGTAGTATTAGATACTGGCCAACTATACATATATGATTTAAGCTGTGTTCGATTGTTAAAAATATTGCAGCTACTGTTCAATGAACACGATGGCGACCAGAAATTTATCGGTGATCTTAGTGCCGATGACAGTAGTTGGCTAATAATTCCAGTTCAATCTACCAACAATCAAACTGATTTGCTCAATGCCGAAACAGGCAGCCAACCGTCTACACCAAAGTTAACACCAAGTGACTCGGTAATCAACACAGGATCGTATTCACAGTACCTTGaatttacaagaaataGTTCACTAAGCaatttaaagaagaaaaataagCTTATAACATTGGAGGATATCAAAAACGATAGTGAAGGATGGGTAGTTGTTTATGATACAATTAATTTAGCACCGGTGGTAATATTTGAAGCCCACCATTCTACAATTGCTAGAATATGCATTTCGCACAGGGATAATAAAGTAGCAACTGCGTCAATTAAAGGCACCATTATCCggatttttgatttgaaagaatttgaaGGTAAGGTCAAGGTACATAAGGTTAAGAATTTGCGTAGGGGACATAATTTAGTGAAAGTGAACTCCCTAAGCTTCCACAACGACAATCATATTTTGGGATGTGGGTCAGAATCCAATACCATCCATTTGTTCAAGATCCACGAAGAAGAGTCAGACATTTGTACAAATGAGAATAGCGAGGACAGAACCAATCACAACAGTGACTATGAAGATAGCGATGGAGACACAAGCAAATCTTCAGAGGATCTCAATGAGAATTTGgcaaatttgttgatatcaAAGCCTTTGGACCCCGTTCCAATGGAAACAGAAGACAAACTTTCTAGTTCGTGGTTTGTCAAGACGAAAAAActtatcaacaatcaatacaCTAGTTCCATTATAAAAAAGTTACCATACAAAGACTATTTTGAGAATTTAATTTGGGAACCCCCACAAAGGTCATTTGCTTACATCAAATTGCCTGAATATGCTCCACACAATGAAAAAGACCCCAGATCCAataaagttgaaattgGGTTCAACAATGACTTGGTTTTCATTGCTTCATATCACACTGGCAacttttatcaatatcaaattccAAAGCAGAGAGGACCCGTGTCATCAATAAATGAAGACGATAAAAGAGAAGAGTGTCTGTTGATAAGCCAGTTTAATTTGATCTGA
- the SEC62 gene encoding Sec63 complex subunit (Putative endoplasmic reticulum (ER) protein-translocation complex subunit) — MSAPTPPQTGQFQVATSAQRSPVAVNIVNYLFQNPILKQRTGLLDNTNDIEFFRFKRLQRALLSDDYKQKQQNPKNGLIPVANNEDVQKVFVLLIQNQLLLPLQKLHYAEVKAVKGWKPNKEKPTLKRADKAVMDPDVYYGWLYQKPNPYILLYSFLAIAGVFAVILFPLWPNFMKRGVWYLSMGALGLIALFFATAIVRLIIYIISLVAFPKPFWLFPNLFEDCGVIESFQPVYAWEEPKKKKGKKKKEPKLEVVEEKVGSSSGDVKVTGSELSNGSSTTGKRKVTLEEVEE; from the coding sequence ATGTCGGCACCCACCCCTCCACAAACTGGCCAATTTCAAGTTGCTACTTCAGCTCAAAGATCACCAGTAGCTGTGAATATTGTCAACTACTTGTTTCAAAATCCTATATTGAAACAAAGAACAGGTTTATTAGATAACACAAATGATATCGAGTTTTTCAGATTCAAAAGATTGCAAAGAGCATTATTGAGCGATGACTATaaacagaaacaacaaaatccCAAGAATGGGTTGATTCCTGTTgcaaataatgaagatgtacaaaaagtttttgttttgttgatcCAGAACCAATTGCTCTTACCACTTCAGAAATTGCATTACGCCGAAGTTAAAGCAGTCAAGGGCTGGAAGCCTAATAAAGAGAAACCAACTTTGAAAAGGGCCGACAAAGCAGTAATGGATCCTGATGTTTATTATGGTTGGTTGTACCAAAAACCTAACCCATACATCTTGCTTTACAGTTTTTTGGCTATAGCTGGTGTGTTTGCCGTTATATTATTTCCACTTTGGCCCAACTTTATGAAGAGAGGTGTTTGGTATCTTTCTATGGGTGCATTAGGGTTGAttgctttattttttgcCACTGCAATTGTAAGATTGATAATCTACATTATTTCATTAGTGGCCTTCCCTAAGCCATTTTGGTTATTCCCCAACTTATTTGAAGATTGTGGTGTTATTGAAAGTTTCCAACCAGTCTACGCCTGGGAGGAACctaagaaaaagaaaggcaagaagaagaaggaacCAAAGTTGGAGGTTGTTGAAGAGAAAGTTGGCAGTTCTTCTGGGGACGTGAAAGTCACAGGAAGTGAACTTTCGAATGGTTCTTCCACAACTGGCAAGAGAAAGGTAACTTTAGAGGAAGTTGAAGAATAA
- the RLI1 gene encoding Fe-S cluster-binding ribosome biosynthesis protein (Member of RNase L inhibitor (RLI) subfamily of ABC family; predicted not to be a transporter; regulated by Sef1p, Sfu1p, and Hap43p): MSTKGKGKTKNGRGDTHAKNERIAIVSADRCKPKKCKQECRKSCPVVKTGKLCIEVTPASKIAFISETLCIGCGICVKKCPFDAITIINLPTNLEGETTHRYSANSFKLHRLPTPRPGQVLGLVGTNGIGKSTALKILAGKQKPNLGRYDDPPDWEEILRHFRGSELQNYFTKVLEDNIKAIIKPQYVDNIPRALAKSKVKQVGAILESKNEKNDDYNYILNVLELKNVLNREVENLSGGELQRFALGMTCVQDANVYMFDEPSSYLDVKQRLRAAEIIRSLLNPTTYIICVEHDLSVLDYLSDFVCILYGAPSVYGVVTLPASVREGINIFLDGHIPTENLRFRTESLQFRLADAADDLILDKSNSLEYPSLQKTQGDFKLRVEAGDFTNSEILVMMGENGTGKTTFCKLLAGAIAPDGGQEIPKLNVSMKPQKIAPKFTGTVRQLFFKKIRAAFLHPQFQTDVVKPLKIEDIVDQEVQTLSGGELQRVAIVLALGIPADIYLIDEPSAYLDSEQRIICSKVIRRFILHAKKTAFIVEHDFIMATYLADRVIVFEGQPSKDAVARSPESLLTGCNRFLKNLNVTFRRDPNSYRPRINKLDSQMDKEQKASGNYFFLENTEL; encoded by the coding sequence ATGAGTAcaaaaggaaaaggaaagaCCAAGAACGGGAGAGGTGATACCCATGCAAAAAACGAAAGAATTGCCATTGTGTCAGCCGACAGATGTAAACCAAAGAAATGTAAACAAGAATGTAGAAAGAGTTGTCCTGTTGTGAAAACTGGGAAATTGTGTATTGAAGTTACTCCAGCATCCAAAATTGCATTTATTTCAGAAACTTTATGTATTGGTTGTGGTATTTGTGTTAAAAAGTGTCCATTTGATGCTATAaccattattaatttaCCAACCAATTTGGAAGGCGAAACTACCCATAGATACTCAGCTAATTCCTTCAAGTTGCATAGATTGCCAACTCCAAGACCAGGTCAAGTGTTAGGTTTAGTTGGTACCAACGGTATTGGTAAGTCCACAgcattaaaaattttggcTGGTAAACAGAAGCCAAATTTAGGTAGATATGATGATCCTCCAGACTGGGAAGAGATCTTGAGACATTTCCGAGGTTCTGAATTGCAAAACTATTTCACAAAGGTGTTAGAAGACAACATCAAAGCTATTATCAAACCTCAGTATGTTGATAACATTCCTAGAGCTTTAGCCAAGTCTAAAGTTAAACAAGTCGGTGCCATTTTGGAATCCAAAAACGAGAAGAATGATGACTACAATTACATTTTGAATGTTTTGGAATTGAAGAACGTTTTGAACCGTGAAGTCGAGAATTTATCTGGTGGAGAGTTACAAAGATTTGCTTTAGGTATGACCTGTGTTCAAGATGCTAATGTTTATATGTTTGATGAACCTTCCTCGTACTTGGATGTAAAGCAAAGATTAAGAGCTGCAGAAATCATTAGATCATTGTTAAATCCTACTACTTATATCATTTGTGTGGAGCACGATTTATCTGTTTTGGATTATTTGTCCGATTTTGTTTGTATCCTTTATGGTGCTCCATCCGTTTATGGTGTGGTTACATTACCAGCATCTGTCAGAGAAGGgatcaatattttcttgGATGGTCATATCCCAACCGAGAACTTGCGATTCAGAACTGAATCGTTGCAATTCAGATTGGCCGACGCCGCagatgatttgattttggacAAATCTAATTCTTTGGAATATCCAAGCTTGCAAAAAACCCAAGGGGACTTTAAATTACGTGTTGAAGCTGGTGATTTCACAAATTCAGAAATTTTGGTTATGATGGGTGAAAATGGTACTGGTAAGACCACTTTCTGTAAGCTTTTGGCTGGAGCCATTGCCCCAGATGGTGGCCAAGAAATACCAAAATTGAACGTCTCAATGAAACCACAAAAGATTGCTCCAAAATTCACTGGTACAGTAAGgcaattattttttaaaaaaattagagcAGCCTTTTTGCACCCACAATTCCAAACTGATGTTGTGAAACCATTAAAGATCGAAGACATCGTCGACCAAGAAGTGCAAACATTGTCTGGTGGTGAATTGCAAAGAGTCGCTATTGTGTTGGCTTTGGGTATCCCAGCCGACATTTATTTGATCGATGAACCATCAGCTTATTTGGATTCCGAACAACGTATTATTTGTTCTAAGGTTATCAGAAGATTCATTTTGCATGCCAAGAAGACCGCTTTTATTGTCGAGCACGATTTCATTATGGCCACCTATTTAGCCGATAGAGTCATTGTTTTTGAAGGTCAACCATCTAAGGATGCTGTTGCTAGAAGCCCAGAGTCTTTATTAACAGGATGTAACCGTTtcttgaagaatttgaatgtCACTTTCAGAAGAGATCCTAACTCCTACAGACCAAGAATTAACAAGTTGGACTCTCAAATGGATAAAGAACAAAAGGCTTCCGGTAATTACTTCTTCTTGGAGAATACTGAATTGTAA